CTAGGTATTCCTATGCGTTCATTTTTACTCATCGCTCTTCTAAAAGCAACCGCAAATGCCTTAAAACTAGCTTCTGCGATATGATGAGAATTTGTCCCTCTAAGCTTTATAATGTGTAAAGTAATCCCAGCATTCATAGCCAAAGCCCTAAAAAATTCTTCGATAAGTTCGCTATCAAAGGTACCTATTTTTTCATTCATCTTACTCTCATAAACAAGGTATGCTCTGTTTGAAAGATCCATAGCGCACTCAACAGCGGCTTCATCCATAACAACAACGCTATTTGCATATCTCTCTACGCCTTTAAGCGGATATATGCTCTCTTTTATAGCAGATCCTAGCACTATACCGCAGTCTTCTACGCTATGATGATCATCTATAAAAAGATCGCCTTTACAGCTAAGCTTTATATCCATCAATGAGTGTTTAGCAAGGCTGATGAGCATATGATCAAAAAACCCTATACCAGTATTTATTTCGCTTTTTCCACTACCGTTTATCTCAAGTTCTAGTTCAATATCTGTTTCTTTTGTAACTCTATGTTTTTTTATCATTTTTTAATCCCTTACTATAAACGCACCTTTAAATTTACCCGAGCTTATAAAATCTCTAGCTTCATCTTCACTTCTAAATCCAGCTAAAAACACTCTATATATAGGCTCACTATCTAGCACATAGTTTCTAACAGTCGTTCTGTATCCACTTGTCTTATCAAACTCTTTCTTATATGAATCAGCTCCAGCTTTCTTTCTAAATGCACCGATTTGCACCATAAAATTTCCACCAGCATAAGTATGAGTAGTGGCCGATTTATTGCTTGGAGTCTCAACTTTACCATAAAATCCAACAACTTCTAGCTTAACAGGGGCGGTTCCAGTACTTATCATAGATATCTCACTTGCTGCAGCCTTAGATAGATCTATGATGCGTCCTGCCACAAACGGACCACGATCATTTATCCTCACTAGTGTAGTTTTTCCATTTTTTAAATTTAGCACCTTTACCATAGTATTCATCGGTAAAGTTTTATGAGCGGCAGTCATTGCGTTCATATTATAGTTTTCACCATTACTTGTTTTTTTACCATGAAAATTTGGACCATACCAGCTTGCGATTCCACTAGCCGTGTCGCCGACCTCAACAACAGTAGGATAGTAGGTTTTGCCATTTATAGTATATGGTTTCATAGTGGCTTTATGCATACTAGATGAGTTACTTATACTCTTTGTTTGAAAATCCTTATTTGGATAATATGGTATATTTTTTACTACAGAACATCCAGTAAATAAAAGCACTAAACAAGCTAGATATAAATTTTTATTTAGGTATAACAATACTATCTCCTATTTCTAGACGTGAGCTTTTGAGATTATTTAACTCTACTATATCTTCTACTTCTACATCAAATTTTTTAGAAATTCCAAGTAGTGTGTCACCTTTTTTAACTATATAATTTGCTAATGTCGGGCGATTTTTTGATGTTAAAATAATAATTTTATCGTTTGGCTTTACCTTTGTTATGTCGTTGTATTTTTGAATTTCTTTAGGACTAACTTTCCATTTAGTCGCTATTTTAGCTATAGTATCGCCTTTTTTAACATCATAAATTTTAAATGATTTACTATCCATAGGTTTAAAATTTGTTGCAAAAATATCTTTTTTATTAAGTGGTATATAAAGATAATACTCTTTTAAATTTGGCGGAGTAAAGCCGTATCTTAAATGAGAGTTATACTCTTTCATCTTTTTAGTGCTAAGCCCTATAGCTTCTGCGACTTCGCTCAAAGCAGTTCCTCCTGGCACTGAAACTCTTACTATGCTTATTTGATTTGCATTATTTAGTATCGAAGAATCATTTGCAATGATAAAATCACTATCTTCAGCCATATTTGCAATTAAAAGTATCTTTCTTATAAATATTCTAGTTTCTAAAGAAAGGTATTTTTTATCCGGATCTACTAAAACGCTAAGATCGTCAGTTCCAGCTTTTGCGATAGCTTTTTTCAAATTTCCATCGCCACAATTATAAGCCATGATAGCCAAATACCATTTTCCAAATTGTGCTTTTAATTTTTTTAAATATTTTATCGCTGCAAGAGTAGAAGCGATAGGATCACGTCTTTCATCGACATATTTATCTACTTTTAACCCGTGAAGTTTTGCTGTACCTTCCATAAACTGCCACATACCGGCTGCTTTTGAATTTGACATCGCTTTATTTGATAGTCCGCTCTCAACTATAGCAAGATACAAAAATGATTTTGGCATATTGTGCTTATCCATAAGCTCTTTTAACATAGATATATGTTTGTATTCTTCTTTTATGGTATTTACGAAACTTTTTTTTCTAGAACTAGAATCATCAAATTTCATAGCTAAAAAGTATGGATCTTTCATGTATTTAGGATCTATATCAAACTCTTTCAAAACTCTTAGTTGTGAGTTATAATCACTATTTGTAGGTATATATCCAAAAAGCGAACTAGCAGCTAAAAAACATAGTAAAATAGTTGTAAAAAATTTCATTAGACTCCTTAAATATTAAATAATCTTTGTGCGTTTTTAGTCGTGATCTCCTCAACCTCGTCTTTTGTTAAATTTAAAATATCAGCTATCTTTTGTGCTACAAAATTAGTAAATTTAGGTTCATTTCTTTCGCCACGATGCGGCTCAGGCGTAAGATATGGACCATCTGTTTCTATTATCACTTTATCAAGCGGAATTTGTGGTAGAATTTCGACTAGTTTTTTAGCATTTTTAAATGTCAAAACTCCGCCAATACCATAGTAAAACTTATCGCTAAGTTCTAGCAAGATAGGACTTGCATTAAAACAATGCAAAACTCCACCTACAAGTTCATCTTTATACTCTTTTAGTATATTTAAACTATCTTCGTTTGCATCTCTTATATGTACAATAAGAGGTTTTTTTAGCTTTGAAGCTAACTTTATCTGATCTATAAAAACATCTTTTTGTCTATTTTTATACTCTAAAACACCAGTTTGCGGAAGTCTGAAATAATCAAGCCCACACTCTCCTACGGCTACGCATCTGCTATCTTTAGCAAATTTAATCAAAGTATCTCTATCATAGCCCTCTGTCTCATAAGGATGAACTCCGACTGCAAAAAAGATATTATCATATCTATTTGCTATTTTACACGCTTTTGGTAAATCATTGATATCAGCACCGGGGATTATCACCTGTTTTATGCCATTATTTTGTAAATTTTTTATCAAATCATCTAGATCATCAATGTATCTTTCATCATCTAAATGACAATGAGTATCTATAATCATAATATTTCTACCCTATTTTTTCCGGCTGTTTTCGCATTATAAAGTGCTTCATCAGATTTTGATATAAGCTGGTCGATATTTTTAGAAAAGTCACCACTAGTAATGCCTACAGAGACCGTAAATTTTATATCAGAACCTTTTATATTTATTAAACAAGCGGCGATTTTGGCTCTTATAGATACGATTTTTTTTACAGCATCATCAAATTTAATATTTTTTAAAACTACGCAAAACTCCTCTCCACCAAAACGAGCTACTAAGTCGTTTTCATCAAGCCCACCTATCAAAAAGCTTGAGAGTTTTTGTATGACAAGATCGCCTATATCGTGTCCATATTTATCATTTATCTTTTTAAAATCATCTATATCAAACATAGCCACAGCAAAACTCTGCCCTAGACCTTCTTTATAGTATTCATTCATATTTTTATAGAAATATCTTCTATTATAAGCACCACTTAAAAAATCAGTGTTTGCTAATTTTGTCATAGAATTTATATTTTCCATAGACTCAATGCTATTATTTACTCTACACACAAACTCCTCTTTGCTAAATGGCTTTACGATGAAGTCATTTGCTCCATTTTTTAGGAATTTCGCCCCGATATCAGAGTTTATATCATCTCCTGTGATAGCTATAACGATCATTTCATTCT
The sequence above is a segment of the Campylobacter hyointestinalis subsp. lawsonii genome. Coding sequences within it:
- a CDS encoding lytic transglycosylase domain-containing protein, which produces MKFFTTILLCFLAASSLFGYIPTNSDYNSQLRVLKEFDIDPKYMKDPYFLAMKFDDSSSRKKSFVNTIKEEYKHISMLKELMDKHNMPKSFLYLAIVESGLSNKAMSNSKAAGMWQFMEGTAKLHGLKVDKYVDERRDPIASTLAAIKYLKKLKAQFGKWYLAIMAYNCGDGNLKKAIAKAGTDDLSVLVDPDKKYLSLETRIFIRKILLIANMAEDSDFIIANDSSILNNANQISIVRVSVPGGTALSEVAEAIGLSTKKMKEYNSHLRYGFTPPNLKEYYLYIPLNKKDIFATNFKPMDSKSFKIYDVKKGDTIAKIATKWKVSPKEIQKYNDITKVKPNDKIIILTSKNRPTLANYIVKKGDTLLGISKKFDVEVEDIVELNNLKSSRLEIGDSIVIPK
- a CDS encoding TatD family hydrolase codes for the protein MIIDTHCHLDDERYIDDLDDLIKNLQNNGIKQVIIPGADINDLPKACKIANRYDNIFFAVGVHPYETEGYDRDTLIKFAKDSRCVAVGECGLDYFRLPQTGVLEYKNRQKDVFIDQIKLASKLKKPLIVHIRDANEDSLNILKEYKDELVGGVLHCFNASPILLELSDKFYYGIGGVLTFKNAKKLVEILPQIPLDKVIIETDGPYLTPEPHRGERNEPKFTNFVAQKIADILNLTKDEVEEITTKNAQRLFNI
- the hisB gene encoding imidazoleglycerol-phosphate dehydratase HisB, which gives rise to MIKKHRVTKETDIELELEINGSGKSEINTGIGFFDHMLISLAKHSLMDIKLSCKGDLFIDDHHSVEDCGIVLGSAIKESIYPLKGVERYANSVVVMDEAAVECAMDLSNRAYLVYESKMNEKIGTFDSELIEEFFRALAMNAGITLHIIKLRGTNSHHIAEASFKAFAVAFRRAMSKNERIGIPSTKGIL
- a CDS encoding GGDEF domain-containing response regulator, encoding MKERILVVDDNKALAKLIAKKMEQNVDMDIVVAHSFNEARDIIEDNDDFFIALLDLNLPDAPNGEIVDYVLSKNILVIVLTGSVDKATKDIFTNKNIVDYVIKSNMNNINYIFDTINRLSKNRDYKVMIVDDNTPMRNTIKQFLLSQQFKVFAAAHGEEAMNYLADNPDIKLILTDYDMPVMDGFELMERVRENYSKNEMIVIAITGDDINSDIGAKFLKNGANDFIVKPFSKEEFVCRVNNSIESMENINSMTKLANTDFLSGAYNRRYFYKNMNEYYKEGLGQSFAVAMFDIDDFKKINDKYGHDIGDLVIQKLSSFLIGGLDENDLVARFGGEEFCVVLKNIKFDDAVKKIVSIRAKIAACLINIKGSDIKFTVSVGITSGDFSKNIDQLISKSDEALYNAKTAGKNRVEIL
- a CDS encoding septal ring lytic transglycosylase RlpA family protein — its product is MLLFTGCSVVKNIPYYPNKDFQTKSISNSSSMHKATMKPYTINGKTYYPTVVEVGDTASGIASWYGPNFHGKKTSNGENYNMNAMTAAHKTLPMNTMVKVLNLKNGKTTLVRINDRGPFVAGRIIDLSKAAASEISMISTGTAPVKLEVVGFYGKVETPSNKSATTHTYAGGNFMVQIGAFRKKAGADSYKKEFDKTSGYRTTVRNYVLDSEPIYRVFLAGFRSEDEARDFISSGKFKGAFIVRD